A region of Procambarus clarkii isolate CNS0578487 chromosome 48, FALCON_Pclarkii_2.0, whole genome shotgun sequence DNA encodes the following proteins:
- the LOC138351108 gene encoding uncharacterized protein PF3D7_1120600-like: MHNMGVTSDIRNMGVTTDIRNMGVTSDIRNMGVTSDIRNMGVTSDIRNMGVTSDIRNMGVTNDIRNMGVTTDIRNMGVTTDIRNMGVTTDIRNMGVTSDIRNMGVITDIRNIGVTSDMHNMGVTTDIRNMGVISDIT; the protein is encoded by the coding sequence ATGCATAACATGGGAGTCACAAGCGATATTCGTAACATGGGAGTCACAACCGATATTCGTAACATGGGAGTCACAAGCGATATTCGTAACATGGGAGTCACAAGCGATATTCGTAACATGGGAGTCACAAGCGATATTCGTAACATGGGAGTCACAAGCGATATTCGTAACATGGGAGTCACAAACGATATTCGTAACATGGGAGTCACAACCGATATTCGTAACATGGGAGTCACAACCGATATTCGTAACATGGGAGTCACAACCGATATTCGTAACATGGGAGTCACAAGCGATATTCGTAACATGGGAGTCATAACCGATATTCGTAACATTGGAGTCACAAGCGATATGCATAACATGGGAGTCACAACCGATATTCGTAACATGGGAGTCATAAGCGATATAACATGA
- the LOC138351109 gene encoding mucin-19-like, translated as METDSSRSLETVPQQHQSTRLMLVIDEQDAVSMTAMLLDIQHTLFWSVDIQHTLFLSTDILRSLFWSVGIQHTLFLSADILRSLFWSVDIQHTLFWSVDIQHTLFWSADIQHTLFWSVDIQHTLFWSADIQHTLFWSVDIQHTLFWSADIQHTLFWSVDIQHTLFWSVDIQHTLFWSVDIQHTLFLSVDIEHTLFLSVDIQHTLFLSADIQHTLFLSADIQHTLFLSADIQHTLFLSADIQHTLFLSADIQHTLFLSADIQHTLFLSADIQHTLFLSADIQQTLFLSADILRSLFLSADIQHTLFLSADSLFISRYSDQ; from the exons ATGGAGACTGATTCATCAAGGTCTTTGGAGACAGTTCCACAGCAGCATCAATCAACGAGATTAATGCTCGTGATTGATGAGCAGGATGCTGTTAGCATGACGGCCATGCTGCTGG ACATTCAACACACCCTCTTCTGGTCTGTAGACATTCAACACACCCTCTTCTTATCTACTGACATTCTACGTTCCCTCTTCTGGTCTGTAGGCATTCAACACACCCTCTTCTTATCTGCTGACATTCTACGTTCCCTCTTCTGGTCTGTAGACATTCAACACACCCTCTTCTGGTCTGTAGACATTCAACACACCCTCTTCTGGTCTGCAGACATTCAACACACCCTCTTCTGGTCTGTAGACATTCAACACACCCTCTTCTGGTCTGCAGACATTCAACACACCCTCTTCTGGTCTGTAGACATTCAACACACCCTCTTCTGGTCTGCAGACATTCAACACACCCTCTTCTGGTCTGTAGACATTCAACACACCCTCTTCTGGTCTGTAGACATTCAACACACCCTCTTCTGGTCTGTAGACATTCAACACACCCTCTTCTTATCTGTAGACATTGAACACACCCTCTTCTTATCTGTAGACATTCAACACACCCTCTTCTTATCTGCTGACATTCAACACACCCTCTTCTTATCTGCTGACATTCAACACACCCTCTTCTTATCTGCTGACATTCAACACACCCTCTTCTTATCTGCTGACATTCAACACACCCTCTTCTTATCTGCTGACATTCAACACACCCTCTTCTTATCTGCTGACATTCAACACACCCTCTTCTTATCTGCTGACATTCAACACACCCTCTTCTTATCTGCTGACATTCAACAAACCCTCTTCTTATCTGCTGACATTCTACGTTCCCTCTTCTTATCTGCTGACATTCAACACACCCTCTTCTTATCTGCTGACTCCTTGTTCATATCCCGCTACTCCGATCAATGA